The Malus domestica chromosome 13, GDT2T_hap1 genome includes a window with the following:
- the LOC139190900 gene encoding uncharacterized protein, with protein sequence MKLLRLKQDHRCYFVGYPRETMGYEFYHPDDQKVFVTRTAKFLEDKFVLKRTTSKTMEISEINDEPQTTTQQVNNPVPEALAPHRFERVSKPPKRYGLDNDFGELHILGDNDRKKDPRDYTEVWTLVDPSEGIVPVGNKWVFKRKIGANGNIETYKARLVAKGSEHWAVVKTILKYLRRTKDMFLFYEGATEFLVEAYTDADFQSDVDERSFNSGYVFTLNGGAISWKSKKQYVIADSTTEAEYVAASEVDK encoded by the exons aTGAAGCTACTACGCTTGAAGCAAGATCAtaggtgctattttgtgggatatcctagagaaactatgggatatgagttctaccatcctgacgaccagaaagtctttgtcaccagaactgctaagtttctagaggacaaATTTGTTCTCAAACGAACTACAAGTAAAACGATGGAAATTagtgagattaatgatgaaccacaaacaaccACTCAACAAGTTAACAACCCTGTACCTGAAGCCCTAGCTCCACATAGATTTGAACGGGTCagcaagccacctaagaggtatggcttggataatgactttggggaattgcACATTTTGGGTGACAATGACAGAAAGAaagaccctagagactacactgaa GtttggactcttgtagacccttcagaaggtatagtacctgttggaaataaatgggtcttcaagaggaagataggcgctAATGGGAACAtagagacttataaggctagactagtagcaaAGG gatcagaacactgggcagttGTCAAGACtatccttaagtacttaagaagaactaaggacatgttcctcttTTATGAAGGAGCGACAGAGTTTctagtggaagcctatacagatgcagatttccaatctgacgtcgatgaaaGAAGTTTTAACTCCGGATATGtgttcactctgaatggtggggctatcagctggaaaagcaagaaacaatatgtaattgctgattccacgacagaggctgaatatgtcgctgcatcTGAAGTTGACAAATAA